In Hevea brasiliensis isolate MT/VB/25A 57/8 chromosome 13, ASM3005281v1, whole genome shotgun sequence, a single genomic region encodes these proteins:
- the LOC110658366 gene encoding LOW QUALITY PROTEIN: low-temperature-induced 65 kDa protein (The sequence of the model RefSeq protein was modified relative to this genomic sequence to represent the inferred CDS: inserted 5 bases in 4 codons), whose amino-acid sequence MDSQMERPHGHRYDQEPHNAGLHAAEGENEHHQEKSVLKKVKAKARKIKHTLKLHGHGHNYDQNLHREGHIPDDHDLDKEDDKNEEFDDPEVRNGGGGSTFESAPIRGSMPGQEDFSKTXQAKETDSMKSFVPVKQEYTGQLKVAAGXTSNIKEVPHTPLNKPKSISPGIVEQTKGTDPIGTFAREQEAIRGQTEVNLERPTGLEEDPHARKDRPGDHNPSNYQTKSPIQLVQVIICGEEVGVTPILRSXSHDQFSPEPTPPIPITXQENPRLVSKIASGKSQDLPSYDTGEKASKQSSYVEKISSATSAVAGKAISATNVVASKLGYEEKDDAKEREMHQRQDKAKAASPMEYGKRIVTNVAERLSPAYEKVAETGSTVMSKMHGTRAGTGFEVERKANKQDRGVSVKDYVAEKLKPGEEDGALSELISEALHKKKPEAEKADKPMGKVTESDEVKRRLGSMEENSGEHVDPSSVHVPGSAMVDKVKGRKNREETSRTRKLKQKECCLYSCLFEVCVICE is encoded by the exons ATGGATTCACAAATGGAACGCCCACACGGTCATCGCTACGATCAAGAACCGCACAATGCTGGATTGCATGCTGCAG AAGGTGAAAATGAGCATCACCAAGAGAAGTCGGTGTTGAAGAAGGTGAAGGCAAAGGCCAGGAAAATAAAGCACACTCTCAAATTGCATGGCCATGGCCACAACTATGACCAGAACTTACACCGTGAAGGTCACATACCTGATGATCATGACCTGGACAAGGAAGATGATAAGAATGAAGAATTTGATGACCCTGAAGTTCGCAATGGAGGAGGAGGATCAA CTTTCGAGTCTGCTCCTATTAGGGGCTCTATGCCTGGGCAAGAGGATTTTTCGAAAA CCCAAGCCAAAGAAACTGATTCAATGAAGAGCTTTGTCCCTGTGAAACAGGAATATACAGGACAACTTAAAGTTGCTGCTG AAACGAGTAATATTAAGGAAGTGCCTCATACTCCACTAAACAAGCCTAAATCCATTTCTCCTGGGATTGTGGAACAAACAAAAGGTACTGATCCAATTGGAACTTTCGCTCGGGAACAAGAGGCGATTCGAGGACAAACAGAAGTCAATTTGGAAAGACCAACAGGCTTGGAAGAGGATCCTCATGCACGAAAAGATAGACCTGGAGATCACAATCCTTCCAATTATCAGACAAAGTCTCCGATCCAACTGGTGCAGGTAATCATAT gtGGTGAAGAAGTAGGAGTTACTCCAATCCTTCGTTC AAGCCATGACCAATTCTCTCCAGAGCCAACTCCTCCGATACCCATAA TCCAAGAAAACCCTAGATTAGTTTCCAAGATTGCTTCCGGGAAATCCCAAGATCTCCCTAGTTATGATACGGGTGAGAAAGCATCAAAACAGAGCAGCTACGTAGAGAAAATATCCTCCGCCACCTCTGCAGTCGCCGGTAAAGCAATCTCTGCAACAAATGTTGTAGCTTCCAAGCTTGGATATGAAGAGAAAGACGATGCAAAGGAACGTGAAATGCATCAAAGACAAGACAAGGCCAAGGCTGCATCACCCATGGAATATGGGAAGAGAATTGTGACAAATGTGGCAGAGAGACTCTCTCCTGCTTATGAGAAAGTTGCCGAGACAGGCAGCACCGTGATGTCAAAAATGCATGGAACTCGCGCTGGCACTGGCTTTGAAGTAGAACGCAAGGCCAACAAGCAAGATAGAGGGGTGTCGGTTAAGGATTATGTGGCAGAGAAGTTGAAGCCTGGCGAGGAAGATGGGGCCTTATCTGAACTTATTTCAGAGGCTTTACATAAGAAAAAGCCAGAAGCAGAGAAGGCAGATAAACCAATGGGCAAAGTGACAGAGTCTGACGAGGTGAAGAGGCGATTGGGAAGTATGGAAGAGAATTCTGGAGAACATGTGGATCCAAGTTCTGTGCACGTTCCTGGGAGTGCTATGGTGGATAAGGTTAAAGGGAGAAAAAACAGAGAAGAGACTTCAAGAACCAGGAAATTGAAACAGAAAGAGTGTTGTTTATATAGTTGTTTGTTTGAAGTGTGCGTGATTTGTGAATAG